A segment of the Sporichthyaceae bacterium genome:
GGCCGCCGGGGAGAAGCTGCCGGCCGGTTCGAATGTGTCGATCATCGTCGCCGCCGCGCAGCCCAGTCAGGCGCCCGGGCCGCCTGCGACAAACCCGACCCCGCCTGCGACGACGCCGACGGCCCCGGCGTGCAATGGCTTGGTGTGTCCGGGGCAGGCCCAGCAACCGCAGACGGCGCCGAAGCCGGTGGCGACCCCACCCACCCAGCCTCGGCTCCCCTAGCCGGCCACCCCGACGACGGGCGCGAGCCCGGCCGAGCGTTCGACCGCGTCGGCGTGGCCGCAGCGCAGCAGCCAGTTGGCGAGCATCCGGTGCCCGCCCTCGGTGAGCACGGACTCCGGGTGGAACTGCACGCCCTCGACGTCGAACTCGCGGTGGCGCAGCGCCATGATCACGCCCGACTCGGTGCGCGCGGTCACCTCGAGCTGCGCCGGCACGGTGGCCGGGTCGACGGCCAGCGAGTGGTAGCGGGTCGCGGTGAACGGCTGCGGCAGACCGGCCAGCACCCCGACCCCGGCGTGCTGCACCAGGCTGGTCTTGCCGTGCAGCAACTCCGGGGCGCGGCCGACGGTTGCGCCGTATGCCACGGCGATCGACTGCAGGCCCAGGCAGACGCCGAACAGCGGTACCGCGCTCGCGGCGGCGGCGCCGACCATCTCGACGCAGACACCGGCAGACTCCGGGGTGCCCGGGCCGGGCGAGAGCAGCACGCCGTCGTAGTCGGCGGCCGCCGCGGCGGGCACGGTGTCGTTGCGGTGGACGTCGCAGTCGGCGCCGAGCTGCTGGAGGTACTGCACCAGGTTGAACACGAAGCTGTCGTAGTTGTCCACGACGAGGATGCGGGTCACCGTGACAGCCTAAGACGCAACATGTGCTGCCTGTCCCACTTATCCGGGTCTCCGGAAGGGTGGGACAGGCAGCAGAAGTGGAGCGGGGTGGACGCCGCCGCTACGGGCCGACGTTGGCGGTGCCCGAGGGCGCGACCTGGTTGAACGGCAGGCGCGGGTCGATCCACGGGAACACGTGCTGGAACAGCAGCCACAGCACGAGCAGCATCAGCAGTGCGGACAGCAGCAGCTTCGCCGGGAAGTTGCCCGGCAGGTGCCGCCAGAGAAATGCGTACACGGTCAGCTCCCCTGGAAGTACGACATGCCGGCGGGCATCGGCGCACCTGGCGAGTTCGGGTCGGTCTCCGTCAGCTGCCCGTAGACGATCAACCGGGTGCTGGAGCCCCAGCGCGGGTTGCAGGTGACCAAGGTGAGCTCCTTCTTG
Coding sequences within it:
- a CDS encoding aminodeoxychorismate/anthranilate synthase component II; protein product: MTRILVVDNYDSFVFNLVQYLQQLGADCDVHRNDTVPAAAAADYDGVLLSPGPGTPESAGVCVEMVGAAAASAVPLFGVCLGLQSIAVAYGATVGRAPELLHGKTSLVQHAGVGVLAGLPQPFTATRYHSLAVDPATVPAQLEVTARTESGVIMALRHREFDVEGVQFHPESVLTEGGHRMLANWLLRCGHADAVERSAGLAPVVGVAG